Genomic window (Cololabis saira isolate AMF1-May2022 chromosome 10, fColSai1.1, whole genome shotgun sequence):
accaaatagctggtctctccatcggggaatcgaaccccaggcccagatactgcccactatactaacattgtcataattaagaattatttaatctaaccctggaatgtcatcagacatgtgatgccattgatgatgtcatcagTCTCAGtgagtaaaatccatctcagtgaccagaacagcagtggaggtgattccttcctgctagccttcaacctggactctacacttcaaacaaacttcataaatgtgacttcagcccaacgtggggctcgaacccacgaccctgagattaagagtctcatgctctaccgactgagctagccgggcttcagatgctagtaaataagaacaataatcgaaaagtgtctttaatgtgaggttttatcagtgtttcagagaaaccagttttccgtctggactcctctggacaccacccagacagttaaaggacaacatgtgactaaacttgtgattttctagtttttcgcaATTAGAATAGAATGACAAAACAGAGAACATTCACTAAGAGCAGTAGTACTTTTGACAAAGTACTCTGCTATAATTATGCAACCATGTGAGAAATGCTGCCAGAACCAGCAGTGAGAGATATGTGATCTTTCAGGCATCTTAAGACATTAgagtttagaggctctgctgggatttgaacccaggatctcgtgtttactagacaggcgctttgaccaactaagccacagggcctccatCTGCATGTcatcgttagtatagtggacagtatttCTGCTTGTCACACAGAAGACCGGGGGTTTGATTTACCGACGGGGAGTGAACCTGTTTTGAATATGCATGACTGATACATATGAACAATGGCTGCACTCTCCCctccctggaggagctggacaACACCCGCTGTCTCAGGAAAGCCAGGAAGATCATCAAGGACCCATCTCACCCCGGACACTCACTCTTTGAACTGTTGCCATCAGGCAGACGTTTCAGGAACTGAAATCACGCACAAACCGACTAAAGAACAGTTTCTACGCCAGATCCATAACTACACTCAATACTGCTAAATACTCAAactgactttttccatgtgcaatactgaccgaaccgtgcaatacctgccatagaatcgtgtaATACCTGTATGAtgtcttcctgtttgtgtccttttagagagtatttatttttatagttgttgttgttttaggcaaggcaaggcaaatttatttatatagcacaattcaacacaaggtaattcaaagtgctttacattgacattaaaagcggcaagacataattagacagtaaataattcgacataattagacagtaaataacaaataagattgaataagatgataagaaaagaagtaaaataataaaaagcacaatctgttaaaaatcagggcagtagaatacagcaggtaagtttaatttaagagtaagcttgagtaaacagtaatgtttttagccctgatttgaaggagctgacagttggagcagatctcaggtctacaggaagtttgttccaccggtgaggagcagaataactgaacgctgcctcaccttgcttggttctggttcttgggacacacaacaaaccagatccagatgaacctcaggggtctgggagcttcataggaactaacagatcaacatgtattttggtccaagaccattcagtgctttgtagaccagcagtaagattttaaactctatcctttgactaactggaagccagtgtagtgatttcatgaccggtgtaatatggtccagtttcctggtgtttgtaaggactctgatcgttctggatcagctgcagctgcctgatagatttcttgttaaggcctgtaaagatgccattgcaataatccaacctactgaaaatgaatgcatgaataagtttttccatgtcttgtttagacagaatccccttaattctagcaatgttttttaggtggtaataggcagatttagtgataaactttagatggctgttgaagttcaggtctgagtcaataattacaccaagatttctggcttgatttgtagctgtcaatgacattgagccaaggtgagcgctgatcttttccctttcatttttagggccaaaaatgatcacctctgtcttttctgcatttagctggagaaaattctggcacatccactcattgatttggtgaatacagttactcaatgagatcagggggctgtagtcatgtggtgacactgaaatataaagctgtgtgtcatccgcataagtatggtaggaaatgttgtgatgttccataatctgagctagcggtagcatatagatgttgaatagaagcggtccgagaatggacccttgaggaaccccacatgtgatcttggttctctcagactcatggtttccaattgacacaaaaaatgCCCTATTTtgtaagatttaaaccattgaagcacagtgccggtaagtcccacccacttttccagtctgctgagaagaatgttatgatcaactgtcaCATCATACGCATCTTTTGGGACTGCTTTAAACTTGATCTATTTTGGGAAAATGTACACACCACAGTTAAAAATATCTTGGGATACGCAATACCTAAGGAATGTAAAGTCATATATCTAGGAAGTATAAATGATTGTATCTTAGACAGAGATAGATATCTAGCTAAAATATTATTGATCACAAGCAAGAAGGCAATAACAAGAAACTGGTGCAATACTGAATCCCCTAAGACGAACCAGTGGCTAGAAATCATAAGAGAGATCTATATTATGGAAAGAATGGCCTATCAACTTAGACTGAAGGGGGATGTTTTTatggaaaaatggaaaaaattgatAATTTATTACACAATGAAAGATACCTAAGGATTCAAGATACTGAACCTATATACACTGCTCTGAATATGGATGCCTGTAGCCATGACTGCTTTGTTCTTTGAATTTTTGCTGTGTTTTGCATTACCTGTACATCTATTTCTGACATGGAAATGTAGAGTTCAGTGTAAACTGTTGCTGTTATTGTATAACACAAAActacaataataattaaagtttAGAGACCAGCTCATCAGTTGTAGAAGTTCTCGGCCAGCTTCTCTATCCTCCGGTTGCAGTGTTCTTGTGTGCCGGGCTCCGAGATGCCCATGACGACGTCGGGGTCAGAGGCGTCCACCTCATCATTGGGCAGCAGCCTCTCAGTGCTCCCCCTTCTGCGCAGGATTGGGTGGTAGCATTTGTAGTATAAGACCTTCAGCAGGAGTCCGAAGACGTAAAGGACGACCACGGCGGCGGTGGTGGCTGCGGCGTACGCCCGCGGCACCACAAAGCCCGGAGGGTCTGTGCTCATCTTCCAGTACCACACGCCACAGAGCAGGCAGATGTCCACCAGGATGTAGCCGTGGTACAGCCACATCGGCTTCCTGGTCTTCCCATTGACCAGATTGAACCAGTTGAAGTACCAGACAAGGCCGGCCGTGGCCCGGTAGAGCCGCTCCCCCTCGTGGCCGTCCATGATGGCCGTGTCCGAGCGCCAGGCGCAGAAGAACAGCAGCAGCCAGGAGCCGAAGAAGTGGCTGAAGATGAAGAAGGGCATCACGGAGGTGAAGAGCGACAGCGCCACCAGGCGGGACAGCAGGAGGGTCAGGTGAAACAGGAAGAACACCACCCAGGAGCGGAGGGAATGTTTGTTGTTCTCGGGCAGGAAGGAGTTAAGGCAGTGGCGGTACATGGTCACGCTGAAGGCCACGGCTGAGACCGAGCCCAGGGCCTTCAtcactgaggaagaggaggagaggcttCGTTAGAACGTCATGTggtgaaaagaagaaagaaagaaagaaggaaaattcctTTCCAGTTCGGAGGGATTTCCGGTTCGGAGAAGTAAACTTTCGTTCTGAAAGTTGCTGTTAAACGCCTAGCGGGAGGATTACCTTCCCATCTGGTGTTTACCAAACACCCTCATGACCTTTCCTACTCCAcgcaacttaaaggggacctattatgaaaaacacgttttttcttgctttaacatatataaagtggtctcccctcaccctgccaacacagaaaacatgaaaagccaccgaattctgcagggtctgcacaccccgcccggctgaatcttccagtgtcatgtgacttctacgagccgttgaGAATCTGCTCCCGCCGTGAGTCacaacgggagcagatttccataggttggcctccgctgctgaaaccacgcccacaacgaACTCCACCCGCCGGAGTTTCcaccattgtttagaagcggtggctgttttcacagcgaggggacagttgaaattaggttttgcatcgacacttaccctcataaaaggatcagttccaataGCACGGACCCCGCAACatcacacgagtcagcggtaagagcCGTTAatttttcatgttatttatatttgtttacaagtatgatctttgcatgggctaagtatttagcttagctccggtgttactccgtgttacggagctctattagtaccgtaatacatttttcttctgtttatggtttcagatcttccaagcacctgaagttgttcaacaacaccttcagaagacgcacggtccttccttgagccagcaacagtgcataaatgttatttatatacaacttatgttattttattttttttaacaataaagttgccatttgtgaacattcagtgttgtgatttctttacagttaacatgtcttgtaacataagaaatgaaatgatgatgaatctgagtaaataactgtggtgtacctgtttagaattaaattaaatcttcctgtgtgaattagtgtgaaaacgaggtgacccgttccctcttcagggaactaaaggctgatttatggttctgcgttacaccaacgcagagcctacagcgtagggtacgcaacgatttaacgcagaaccgtaattcaggctttaaaatctgtttacaccgtgtcataactgcatgtgagtgtccgactatcgcgtcgagctgcgtgacgtcggacgctctctgtccacactgaaaccgttaaactcgcggccagacagtctaatagaaaataaagcaatggaattgattttgtcactgaagttaGATCGCAtggcatgggacacgctttgtgtacgcagccgctgctcttcagcccggagcgaggcttGCAAATTGCCCTGTTAACTCTTTAACAGGGGGTCAGGGGATATTTAGGATTGTCTGCAGTAAATAATGTTTCCTTCATTGAAAAATGGCGTTTctaaacaaaaagtaaaaattattaGCTCCCACGAAACTAACACATTTGCCCCAAAATACTGGTCGATGATCAAATCAATTATTACAATGAATGCTccacaaattatatatcattaAGTTCCAATAAGAATGAATAAATACGGAAAATGTTTCCCTTTCAGACcaaaataaatgatgaagaaataGAGAGAGTAAACTCTACACAGTTCCTTGgggtcctcattgatgactgtctaaaCTTTAAATGTCATATAGATCACCTTGTGCAAAAACTAAATATCTAAAATCTGAATATGTCGGTCTGTTTTTCAAACCGAGACACCTGTTTCCATGCTCTGCCCTTCATATTCTTTATTAGGATTAGTATTAGCTAATATTATAAATTCCCCCCTTGTTAATCCACGCAGTGTTAACATCCACATGCAGTTAGTCTGAATCGGAGGAAAACCAATCACGCCCTAGCGTGGGCAGATAAACAAATGCTGGCGGGCCAAACGAGCCCGTTGTTTCCTCCTGTGTAGTCTGGACTGGCTAGAGCTGGGGCAGTCTGGAGATCTCGTTTTCAGCAGCTAGAATGCCCCTTCTGCCCCGTCAGTCCACTGCAACCGGGCTGACTGTTATCCTTGTCCAGCTGCTCGGATTAAAGCTCTTAATGGGGCTGTTTTGGTAGCATAATCACATACCCAGGGTCTGCTGTAGCCCACCAAGTAAAGACAATCAAAATATCATCCACGTACATTAAAGCATTGATTGTATATCCAAATGACTAAGATCATCCGCAAGCACGTGATTGAAGATAGAGGGAGAGTGTGCGATTGTAGGCCTTTACaagtaaaagcaaacaaatgctGAGAATCAGGATGAACTGGTACGCTGAAAAATGCCAAGCACAGACCTATTAGGTGCTTTTAAACACAACTTTACAAACTACAGACCGATTTCATTACTCTCacaattttcaaaaatcttAGAAAAACTGTTTGTAGTACGGCTTGACGATTTTATAGAAAATCACAATCTATTAACCAATCACCAGTACGGATTCAGGTCAAACAGGTCGACATCGATGGCAGTTACGGAGTTGGTTGAACATATATCTACAGCAATTGATGACAAGGAATATACAGTGGGGGATTTCGTTGATTTACGAAAGGCATTTGACACTATTCATCATGGTTTACTATTACAGAAATTAGAAAGGTATGGGATCAGGGGAATAGCGAACACATGGGTAAAAAGCTATCTTAGCGACAGACACCAGTTTGTACATATGAACGGTGCCGACTCTAAAAAG
Coding sequences:
- the LOC133452334 gene encoding XK-related protein 8-like; its protein translation is MSMLKYSRMDFLCTCVGLLVLLVDIGLDIWAAVDFYQEGLWGPLAVLLLLLVGSSVLVQFYSWFWYRYEKFEMETRVEKWLRPRLKVLHLLQMGIFVRYAGVLESSIGSFFSRHSDPNDKAVYLKHDLSLLLIIETFSESCPQIVLMLSIILQKGQLDLVTVMKALGSVSAVAFSVTMYRHCLNSFLPENNKHSLRSWVVFFLFHLTLLLSRLVALSLFTSVMPFFIFSHFFGSWLLLFFCAWRSDTAIMDGHEGERLYRATAGLVWYFNWFNLVNGKTRKPMWLYHGYILVDICLLCGVWYWKMSTDPPGFVVPRAYAAATTAAVVVLYVFGLLLKVLYYKCYHPILRRRGSTERLLPNDEVDASDPDVVMGISEPGTQEHCNRRIEKLAENFYN